From a region of the Spelaeicoccus albus genome:
- a CDS encoding L-threonylcarbamoyladenylate synthase encodes MAKFFDIHPKDPQPRLVRQVVDLLTAGGLIAYPTDSCYALGCQLGNKDGLERIRKIRHLDDKHHFTLVCADFAQLGQFVHIDNSVFRSIKAATPGSYTFILPATKEVPRRLMHPKKKTVGARIPQHNFVQALLSELGEPLLSSTLLLPDSDDEEPMTDGWAIKERLDHQVDAVIESGECGSEPTTVVDFSAGYPEVVRRGTGDPSRFE; translated from the coding sequence ATGGCCAAGTTCTTCGACATCCACCCGAAAGACCCGCAGCCGCGGCTGGTGCGCCAGGTCGTCGATCTGCTGACGGCCGGCGGACTCATCGCATACCCGACCGACTCGTGCTACGCGCTAGGGTGCCAACTCGGCAACAAGGACGGGCTGGAGAGGATTCGCAAGATCCGGCATCTCGACGACAAGCATCATTTCACGTTGGTGTGCGCCGATTTTGCGCAGCTCGGGCAATTCGTCCATATCGACAACTCGGTGTTCCGCAGCATCAAGGCCGCCACGCCGGGCAGCTACACGTTCATCCTGCCGGCCACCAAGGAAGTGCCGCGGCGGCTGATGCACCCGAAGAAGAAGACGGTCGGCGCGCGCATCCCGCAGCACAACTTCGTTCAAGCGCTGCTCAGCGAGCTGGGTGAACCGCTCTTGTCGTCGACGCTGCTCTTGCCGGACAGCGATGACGAGGAGCCGATGACCGACGGGTGGGCGATCAAGGAACGACTCGACCACCAGGTCGACGCCGTGATCGAATCCGGCGAGTGCGGGTCGGAGCCGACAACCGTCGTCGATTTCTCGGCCGGCTACCCCGAGGTCGTCCGGCGCGGAACCGGCGACCCGTCCCGGTTCGAATAG
- a CDS encoding glycoside hydrolase family 3 protein codes for MSLSSIRAIGAKHTRHRARRPAAGRLVAGVAAVALGLAGCTAHGPDDGGSGRTGTPSPATSSSAPAPDDAGTLGMLPSKADRAQAEAAVSTMTLSELAGQVLIAEYGGTSSRTAASLVRRLHLGGVIIMGDNVPMRGDKVDTRALRKSLHRIAEAARTGHRSWPAMIGVDQEGGEVERLGPPLTRYPHFMADGAANDPTLTTAASRAQGAELRRLGFTIDFAPDADVTMGARDPIINVRSAGGKPGRVGRIVSAAVTGFTRAGIVSTVKHFPGHGTVDTDSHKSLPVQSASKDELRRRDWKPFRAAVADGAPVVMVGHIAATALEPGVPASLSAPAYRTIRHDLHFTGVTMTDALNMGAITGEYTSSEAAVKAIKAGADVALMPADVTAAHSGLMRAVRGGSLSKKRLTDAAAHAAALMIRQQRAARQAAADDERPDAASAVRRLAQAAITQVKGSCRGTAVHGSMRIVGGSTSDRARLAAAARTAGIRVGSGPVVRLVTKMSTTSSGDVAVALDGPWQLPGSTAGRQYAAFGHTPATMTALVRVLTGRAKPHGTLPIAVKGMKTVC; via the coding sequence CGCGCCCGGCGCCCGGCCGCCGGGCGCCTGGTCGCCGGCGTCGCGGCCGTGGCGCTCGGCCTGGCCGGATGCACGGCGCACGGGCCGGACGACGGCGGGTCCGGTAGAACGGGCACCCCTTCGCCTGCGACGTCCTCGTCCGCGCCCGCGCCGGACGACGCGGGAACGCTTGGCATGCTCCCGTCCAAGGCCGACCGGGCGCAGGCCGAGGCGGCGGTATCGACGATGACGCTCAGCGAGCTGGCCGGGCAAGTACTCATCGCCGAATACGGCGGCACGAGCTCCCGCACGGCCGCGTCGCTGGTGCGCCGGCTGCATCTCGGCGGCGTCATCATCATGGGCGACAACGTGCCGATGCGCGGCGACAAGGTCGACACGCGCGCGTTGCGGAAGTCGCTGCATCGGATCGCCGAGGCGGCCCGCACCGGCCACCGGTCGTGGCCGGCCATGATCGGCGTCGATCAGGAGGGCGGGGAGGTCGAACGCCTCGGGCCGCCGCTGACGCGCTATCCGCATTTCATGGCGGACGGCGCCGCGAACGACCCGACGCTGACGACGGCGGCCAGCCGCGCGCAGGGAGCCGAACTGCGTCGACTGGGGTTCACCATCGATTTCGCGCCGGACGCCGATGTGACAATGGGCGCTCGCGACCCCATCATCAACGTGCGCAGCGCGGGCGGAAAACCCGGCCGGGTCGGCAGGATCGTGTCGGCCGCCGTCACCGGATTCACGCGAGCCGGCATCGTCAGCACCGTCAAACACTTCCCGGGACACGGCACGGTGGACACCGATTCGCACAAATCGTTGCCGGTGCAAAGCGCCTCGAAAGACGAATTGCGTCGCCGCGATTGGAAGCCGTTCCGAGCAGCCGTCGCCGATGGCGCTCCGGTGGTCATGGTGGGCCATATCGCCGCGACGGCACTCGAACCGGGCGTGCCGGCTTCGTTGTCGGCGCCCGCGTACCGCACGATTCGCCACGACCTGCACTTCACCGGCGTGACAATGACGGATGCACTCAACATGGGCGCCATCACCGGCGAGTACACGTCGTCCGAAGCGGCAGTGAAGGCCATCAAAGCGGGCGCGGACGTCGCGCTCATGCCGGCCGACGTCACCGCCGCGCACTCCGGGCTGATGCGGGCAGTGCGGGGCGGCTCGCTGTCGAAGAAGCGGTTGACGGACGCCGCCGCACACGCCGCGGCGCTGATGATCCGGCAACAGCGGGCGGCACGGCAAGCCGCGGCCGACGACGAACGGCCAGATGCGGCGTCCGCCGTGCGTCGACTTGCCCAGGCGGCAATCACGCAGGTGAAGGGCAGCTGCCGGGGCACGGCCGTGCATGGATCGATGCGGATCGTCGGCGGCAGCACCTCCGACAGGGCCCGGCTTGCAGCGGCCGCGCGCACGGCAGGGATCCGCGTCGGATCCGGGCCGGTGGTGCGACTCGTGACGAAAATGTCGACGACGTCGTCCGGCGATGTGGCAGTGGCCTTGGACGGCCCGTGGCAATTGCCGGGATCGACGGCCGGGCGGCAGTATGCGGCGTTCGGCCACACGCCGGCCACCATGACGGCGCTCGTCCGAGTTCTGACCGGCCGCGCGAAACCGCACGGGACGCTGCCGATCGCGGTGAAAGGGATGAAAACCGTCTGCTGA